In one Prosthecochloris aestuarii DSM 271 genomic region, the following are encoded:
- a CDS encoding TMEM165/GDT1 family protein → MDAFWLSLVMIFIAELGDKSQLLALSLATCYNTKVVLWGIFFSTLAVHVFSSAIGSFMGGLLPTDWIMFVAGLSFIAYGFWTLRGDALDDEDASCKRTIHPFWLVFTTFFMAELGDKTMLGTVSLATTNPFLPVWIGSTLGMVISDALAIGVGKILGKNLPEQTVKVGAGMIFFVFGGLTMYEGGKGFSPVVWASAGAVIVLMGVLFLRHRQSQV, encoded by the coding sequence ATGGACGCATTTTGGCTTTCTCTGGTTATGATTTTTATAGCGGAGCTGGGGGATAAATCCCAGCTTTTAGCGCTCAGCCTCGCGACATGCTACAATACAAAAGTTGTCCTCTGGGGTATTTTCTTCTCAACGCTGGCTGTCCATGTGTTCTCTTCAGCGATCGGGTCGTTTATGGGCGGTCTGCTGCCGACCGACTGGATCATGTTCGTTGCCGGTTTATCGTTTATTGCCTATGGTTTCTGGACGTTGCGCGGTGATGCTCTCGATGATGAAGATGCTTCCTGTAAACGTACGATTCATCCGTTCTGGCTTGTTTTTACGACCTTTTTCATGGCAGAACTTGGCGACAAGACAATGCTGGGCACCGTCAGCCTTGCGACAACGAATCCGTTTCTGCCAGTCTGGATCGGCTCCACGTTAGGTATGGTCATCTCCGATGCCCTTGCAATAGGTGTCGGTAAAATCCTCGGTAAAAACCTTCCGGAGCAGACGGTTAAAGTCGGCGCCGGAATGATCTTTTTTGTGTTCGGAGGGTTGACGATGTATGAAGGAGGCAAAGGATTCAGTCCGGTCGTATGGGCTTCGGCGGGTGCCGTTATTGTCCTCATGGGAGTACTGTTTCTCAGGCATCGTCAATCGCAGGTCTGA